A region of Moorena producens PAL-8-15-08-1 DNA encodes the following proteins:
- a CDS encoding TIR domain-containing protein, which yields MNTFFDAFISYGRADSKAFATKLHQRLTELGFSIWFDQQDIPLGVDFQNQIDYGIEKSHNFLFIIAPHSVKSAYCLKEIQLAVQLNKRIIPLLHVEPTDCWDKMHPIIRQINWVYFRDNTEDFETSLAGLLKVIHHQSDYVRQHTEILVKALEWSRHHKQTNYLLIGEEQKQAQSWLKVKFTDQQPPCIPTDLQCELICESTKNANNLLTQVFICYADQDKPVMRKIAKTLMRKSFTVWTNKTDIQTGTRFQDVVYQGIEGADNIVYLISPASLKSDYCQQEITHALVNNKRIIPLLIESTALECIPPHIRALQFIDFTTYNDEAKYRIDADKVIKVLHQDQPYYEDHKRLLVKAIKWKNQNRNPSILLRGYNLRYYQNWLTLNQQRNSYPPLPLHHEFITESSHQIPSSSLEVFISYSRADSDFARQLNEALEMQGKSTWFDQESIPPGSDFQQEIYRGIENSDNFLFIISPRSVNSPYCADEVEYAQSLNKRFVTILHHEVAAKVLHPALARIQWIDFRNYRGDFYANFSELIRTLDTDREHVHNHTKLSQRSLEWEKNHKSPDLLLRGIEFSIVQNWLLEAEQDHKYPPPTPLQKEFFEASNNTIEAAKEAEKQRQAEILRLQEERTKEAKARLAEQKKRVRQQKLFIVGVIIALVAAVGTLIHQIQEKKLAEYNLKIAKVKHLLSEASTFLKRHPTKALRIAEAAYKIDNTHQVPEVSQLLSIAYHSAIHRRFFFYYANMRHKRAVTSAVFSPDGSIILTASEDTTAKLWNLNGERITTLAGHSARVNSAVFSPDGNTIVTTSQDKTAKLWDKEGNLLNTLRGHDCLRNGQCQVNSAVFSRDGQTILTASDDKTAKLWDKQGELINTLSGHKDIVVSAVFSPDGQTILTASRDKTAKLWDKDGNLITTLDQDSCWHVHIKDYHCGLTSAVFSPDGTKILTTSKDKTAKLWDHNGELINIVKGHTGWVNSGFFSQDGDQILTASEDGTAKLWDKDGKLIKTLAGHSEPVKKALFSPDGNHIITVSYDNTAKIWDLDGNAIANLIGHQLSVTTAAFAPHGDKLITASDDSTVKLWDITQQPVNSSFRHSAAVNSAVFSPDGTKILTATTDKNAYLWDLSGKLLKQLPHGCDVGNHCSVKTAAFSPNGNYIITTSDDGKTRLWNGKGDRLIMASNLHDHYNNVTIFGRNGAKFSSFSQDDQKILTTSYDQTAKLWNFSGSELIEISEYKGHKGVVNSAALSPNRQQILTASNDKLAKLWNVNGEIITDFKGHTDAVNSAVFSPDGKTILTASEDHTIKLWDLNGNEIRTFGGGREKGHKFDVNSAVFSPDGKTILSASDDKTARLWDLNGRLILVMRNNNAAVNSAVFSPDGTKILTAFSNGNARVWLKPEAIYEWLQTAKIYELSPGDRKVFGLEDRYSR from the coding sequence ATGAATACTTTTTTCGATGCCTTCATCTCCTACGGACGAGCTGATAGCAAAGCATTTGCTACCAAACTACACCAACGATTAACCGAACTTGGTTTCAGCATCTGGTTTGACCAACAGGATATTCCTCTAGGTGTAGACTTCCAAAATCAAATTGATTATGGCATTGAAAAATCCCATAACTTCCTATTTATCATTGCTCCCCATTCAGTCAAATCTGCCTATTGTCTCAAAGAAATTCAACTCGCCGTTCAACTCAACAAACGCATCATCCCTCTACTCCATGTTGAACCTACGGATTGTTGGGATAAGATGCATCCAATTATCAGACAAATTAACTGGGTCTATTTCCGAGATAATACAGAGGATTTTGAAACATCCTTGGCTGGGTTACTCAAGGTCATCCACCATCAAAGTGATTACGTCAGACAACATACAGAAATTTTAGTCAAGGCATTGGAGTGGTCTAGACATCACAAACAAACCAACTATTTGTTAATTGGAGAAGAGCAAAAACAGGCTCAATCTTGGCTAAAAGTTAAGTTTACTGATCAGCAACCTCCTTGTATTCCTACAGACCTACAGTGTGAGTTGATTTGTGAAAGCACTAAGAATGCCAATAACCTTTTGACCCAGGTATTTATCTGCTACGCCGATCAAGATAAGCCGGTGATGCGGAAAATTGCTAAAACCTTAATGCGGAAAAGCTTCACGGTTTGGACGAATAAGACCGATATTCAAACCGGTACCCGATTCCAAGACGTAGTTTATCAAGGCATTGAGGGAGCTGATAATATTGTCTACTTAATCTCACCTGCTTCCCTCAAATCAGACTATTGTCAGCAAGAAATAACCCACGCCTTGGTTAACAACAAACGGATTATTCCCCTCTTGATTGAATCCACAGCACTAGAGTGCATCCCTCCCCATATCAGAGCGTTACAATTTATTGACTTTACTACCTATAATGATGAAGCAAAATACCGCATTGATGCTGACAAAGTAATTAAGGTATTGCATCAGGATCAGCCCTACTACGAAGACCATAAGAGGTTATTAGTAAAGGCGATTAAATGGAAAAATCAAAATCGTAATCCCAGCATTTTACTGCGGGGATACAATTTGCGATATTATCAAAATTGGCTGACTCTTAATCAGCAACGCAACTCTTATCCTCCCTTACCCCTTCATCACGAATTTATTACTGAAAGTAGCCATCAAATCCCCTCATCCTCTTTAGAAGTATTTATCTCCTATTCCCGAGCAGATTCCGATTTTGCCCGTCAGTTAAACGAGGCACTCGAGATGCAGGGAAAAAGCACTTGGTTTGACCAAGAAAGTATTCCTCCAGGGAGTGATTTTCAGCAGGAAATCTATCGGGGTATTGAAAATTCTGACAACTTTCTATTTATTATTTCCCCTCGCTCAGTCAATTCACCCTATTGTGCAGATGAGGTGGAATACGCCCAGAGTTTAAATAAACGGTTTGTGACTATATTACATCACGAAGTAGCAGCAAAAGTGTTACATCCCGCATTAGCGAGGATACAGTGGATAGACTTTAGAAATTATCGGGGAGATTTTTATGCCAATTTCAGTGAATTGATCAGAACCCTAGATACTGACCGAGAGCATGTCCATAACCATACCAAGTTGTCTCAGCGATCCTTGGAATGGGAAAAAAACCACAAAAGTCCTGACTTGCTGTTGCGGGGGATTGAGTTTTCCATTGTCCAAAACTGGTTGCTGGAAGCTGAGCAAGATCATAAATATCCTCCCCCAACTCCTTTACAGAAGGAATTTTTTGAAGCCAGTAACAACACTATTGAAGCGGCAAAAGAAGCCGAAAAACAGCGACAAGCAGAAATCCTACGGTTGCAAGAGGAACGTACAAAGGAAGCAAAAGCACGACTAGCAGAACAGAAGAAAAGAGTTAGACAACAAAAATTATTTATTGTCGGAGTAATTATAGCATTGGTAGCGGCTGTTGGCACTCTTATCCATCAAATTCAAGAAAAGAAGTTGGCTGAATATAACCTCAAAATTGCTAAAGTCAAGCATCTTCTCTCAGAAGCAAGCACGTTTTTAAAACGACACCCGACGAAGGCTTTACGCATTGCCGAGGCTGCTTATAAGATTGACAATACCCATCAAGTGCCTGAGGTTTCACAATTGCTGAGTATAGCCTACCATTCAGCAATTCATCGCCGCTTCTTTTTTTACTATGCCAATATGCGACATAAAAGGGCTGTGACTAGTGCAGTATTCTCGCCGGATGGTAGTATAATTCTCACGGCTTCAGAGGATACCACAGCAAAATTGTGGAATCTCAATGGCGAGCGAATCACTACCTTAGCCGGACATTCTGCTAGGGTTAATTCTGCTGTATTTTCCCCAGATGGCAATACAATAGTGACTACCTCACAGGATAAAACGGCTAAGTTGTGGGATAAGGAAGGCAATTTGCTCAATACCTTACGAGGGCACGATTGCCTCCGCAACGGTCAGTGCCAGGTTAATTCTGCCGTCTTTTCCCGAGATGGTCAGACAATTCTCACCGCTTCTGATGATAAGACGGCAAAATTATGGGATAAACAGGGAGAACTAATTAACACCTTGAGCGGGCACAAAGATATCGTCGTCTCTGCGGTCTTTTCTCCTGATGGTCAGACAATTCTCACCGCTTCACGGGACAAAACTGCGAAATTATGGGATAAGGATGGGAATTTGATCACAACTCTAGATCAGGATAGCTGTTGGCATGTACATATAAAGGATTATCATTGCGGTCTTACCTCTGCGGTATTTTCTCCAGACGGAACTAAAATTCTTACTACCAGTAAAGATAAGACAGCTAAGTTGTGGGACCACAATGGCGAGCTGATCAACATAGTTAAGGGACATACCGGTTGGGTTAATTCAGGGTTCTTTTCCCAAGACGGTGATCAAATCCTTACTGCTTCTGAAGATGGCACTGCCAAATTATGGGATAAGGATGGAAAATTAATTAAAACCTTAGCAGGACATTCAGAGCCAGTCAAAAAAGCCTTGTTTTCCCCAGACGGTAATCACATTATTACCGTTAGTTATGATAATACTGCCAAAATTTGGGATTTGGATGGAAACGCGATCGCTAATTTAATCGGTCATCAATTATCGGTTACTACTGCAGCGTTTGCTCCCCATGGAGACAAACTAATCACCGCCTCTGATGACTCGACAGTCAAGTTATGGGATATCACCCAACAACCAGTTAATTCTAGTTTTAGACATTCAGCAGCTGTGAATTCTGCTGTGTTTTCTCCTGACGGCACAAAAATATTGACAGCCACTACCGATAAAAACGCTTATTTATGGGATCTGAGCGGAAAATTGCTCAAGCAACTTCCTCATGGCTGTGATGTCGGGAATCACTGTTCTGTAAAAACAGCAGCTTTTTCCCCTAATGGTAACTATATTATCACGACTTCCGATGATGGCAAAACCCGGTTATGGAATGGAAAAGGCGATCGCCTGATCATGGCTAGTAATTTACATGATCACTATAATAACGTAACGATATTTGGTAGGAATGGTGCTAAATTTTCCAGCTTTTCCCAAGATGACCAGAAAATTCTGACTACCTCTTACGATCAAACTGCCAAGTTATGGAATTTTAGTGGCAGTGAACTGATAGAAATATCAGAGTACAAAGGACACAAGGGGGTAGTTAATTCCGCTGCGCTATCTCCTAACCGCCAGCAAATCCTTACGGCTTCTAACGATAAACTGGCGAAGTTGTGGAACGTAAACGGAGAAATAATTACTGATTTTAAAGGACATACCGATGCTGTTAATTCCGCCGTCTTTTCCCCTGATGGTAAAACAATTCTCACTGCTTCAGAAGATCACACCATCAAGCTGTGGGATTTGAATGGAAACGAGATCCGAACCTTTGGAGGAGGTCGTGAGAAAGGACATAAGTTTGATGTTAATTCAGCGGTGTTTTCTCCCGATGGTAAAACAATTCTCTCTGCTTCTGACGATAAAACTGCCAGGTTGTGGGATTTAAACGGTAGGTTAATCCTGGTGATGAGAAACAATAATGCTGCTGTGAACTCCGCCGTCTTTTCTCCCGATGGCACCAAAATCCTCACTGCTTTCAGCAATGGGAATGCCAGGGTGTGGCTCAAGCCGGAGGCTATATATGAGTGGTTGCAAACAGCTAAAATTTATGAGCTGTCACCAGGAGATCGGAAGGTGTTTGGTTTAGAGGACAGGTATTCTAGATAA
- the proX gene encoding glycine betaine/L-proline ABC transporter substrate-binding protein ProX, producing the protein MKQKEKKHFLGILLAVLSIGLIACQPTIQSNPESTDKMMPGQGVRVRSGSSVSTYAVFLTEIINIGLEKLGYKTEDAKQLSVPILHISVSNGDLDFYTDHWEKLQNKFFRENGGEDKFKRVGIIVDNALQGYQIDKKTADKYKITSLEQLKNPKIAKLFDSDGDGKANLTGCNPGWGCELVIEHHLDVYGLRDTVEHDQGNYEILLANVVARNRQEKPILYYVYTPSWVPIVLEPGKDAIWLEVPFTSLPKEQGEVSEQDTMLDGKNLGIAVDRVRIVANNKFLTANPAAKRLFELIAIPIEDVNAQQKLVQEGESNSKDFRRHAEEWINKNQDKFDGWVEEARKTGTNLSEN; encoded by the coding sequence ATGAAACAAAAAGAAAAAAAACACTTCTTAGGAATACTTCTAGCTGTTTTGTCAATCGGTTTAATTGCCTGTCAACCCACTATCCAATCTAATCCTGAATCAACAGACAAAATGATGCCGGGTCAAGGGGTAAGAGTAAGATCTGGCTCTAGTGTTTCAACCTACGCAGTATTTTTAACAGAAATTATTAATATCGGTCTAGAAAAGCTTGGTTATAAAACTGAAGACGCCAAACAGCTCAGTGTTCCTATTTTACACATTTCTGTCAGTAACGGAGACTTAGATTTCTACACTGATCATTGGGAAAAACTCCAAAATAAATTTTTTAGAGAAAACGGAGGCGAAGATAAATTCAAGCGGGTTGGAATTATTGTTGACAATGCTTTGCAAGGGTATCAAATTGACAAAAAAACCGCTGATAAATATAAAATCACTAGCTTAGAGCAACTTAAAAATCCCAAAATTGCCAAACTTTTTGACTCAGATGGTGATGGCAAAGCTAACTTAACAGGTTGTAATCCTGGGTGGGGTTGTGAATTGGTGATTGAGCATCACTTGGATGTCTATGGACTGAGGGATACCGTTGAACACGATCAAGGTAATTATGAGATTTTGTTGGCAAATGTAGTAGCTCGCAACCGACAGGAAAAACCTATTCTTTATTATGTTTACACTCCTAGCTGGGTACCTATAGTATTAGAACCTGGTAAAGATGCAATCTGGCTAGAAGTTCCTTTCACTTCTCTACCAAAAGAACAGGGAGAAGTCTCCGAGCAAGATACCATGCTAGATGGAAAAAATCTAGGGATTGCGGTTGATAGAGTGCGCATAGTAGCAAACAATAAATTTTTGACAGCTAATCCAGCCGCGAAACGTCTGTTTGAGCTGATTGCAATTCCTATTGAAGATGTTAATGCTCAACAAAAACTCGTACAAGAGGGTGAAAGTAACTCAAAAGATTTCCGTCGCCATGCAGAGGAGTGGATCAATAAAAATCAAGATAAGTTTGATGGCTGGGTAGAAGAAGCAAGAAAGACAGGAACAAATTTGTCAGAGAATTGA
- a CDS encoding Glu/Leu/Phe/Val dehydrogenase dimerization domain-containing protein: MKIIQKTTDGFQCFIGLDRATLSQPSNGGLRVKTYQSETLAREDCRNLSLVMTHKHSLYNTGFSGGKIVAAITEDKACKKNLLSFVGSLLNELNGLMYTGCDLNTSLEDMQYLRNYCPYILASLDSKVDPSIATAYGVVGSIRGIFGNNLKGLVFLVHGLGKVGKATALSLQELGASIITYDIVPQRADLPNCKNISHHENWWDIPCDVLVPCSISGLITPAIADSLQCKYIVGSANVPLSEPFVLNLLQAKSLTFIPESISSAGAVICDSIEFYCPSIFKQVYPQEIYAFIQEIVEEKTQQFLTGLTDGKNSYDQVISTLISAADKQPKVGSKISDFIDDYFKNNQDHKYSSLERI, from the coding sequence ATGAAAATTATTCAGAAAACTACAGATGGCTTTCAATGCTTCATTGGCTTAGACAGAGCAACCCTGAGTCAGCCAAGTAACGGTGGATTGAGAGTCAAAACGTACCAATCTGAGACCCTTGCTCGGGAGGACTGTAGAAATCTATCTCTCGTAATGACCCATAAACATAGTCTGTACAATACAGGCTTTAGTGGAGGTAAGATTGTTGCAGCGATCACAGAGGATAAAGCCTGCAAGAAAAACCTATTGAGTTTTGTCGGTTCTCTCCTTAATGAACTTAATGGTTTAATGTACACAGGTTGTGACTTAAATACTTCCTTAGAGGATATGCAATATCTCAGAAATTACTGTCCTTATATTCTGGCATCTTTAGATTCTAAAGTTGACCCGAGTATTGCAACAGCCTATGGTGTAGTTGGCAGCATTCGAGGAATTTTTGGGAACAATCTTAAGGGCTTAGTTTTTCTGGTTCATGGTCTGGGTAAGGTGGGTAAAGCTACTGCTCTAAGTCTCCAGGAACTTGGAGCGAGTATCATCACCTATGACATAGTACCCCAGCGAGCTGATCTTCCTAATTGCAAAAACATCTCACACCATGAGAACTGGTGGGATATTCCTTGTGATGTATTAGTTCCTTGTTCCATCAGTGGTCTAATTACACCAGCAATTGCCGATTCCTTGCAGTGTAAATATATTGTTGGCTCTGCTAATGTTCCCCTGAGTGAACCTTTTGTCCTCAATCTTTTACAGGCAAAATCACTTACTTTTATTCCCGAATCAATTAGTAGTGCTGGAGCGGTTATTTGCGACTCAATAGAATTTTATTGTCCATCGATTTTCAAGCAGGTATATCCCCAAGAAATTTATGCATTTATCCAGGAAATTGTTGAAGAAAAAACCCAACAGTTTTTAACCGGGCTAACTGATGGCAAAAACTCCTACGACCAAGTAATATCAACACTAATTTCAGCAGCAGATAAACAACCAAAAGTTGGCAGTAAAATTTCTGATTTTATTGACGATTACTTCAAAAACAATCAGGATCACAAATACTCATCATTAGAGAGGATATGA
- a CDS encoding FAD-dependent oxidoreductase, with protein MAEITNSFNADVVIIGGGIAGLATAYYLSQKQHLSIILLEKESIPNPNNSSYGEERMYRRMYSHEYLAELQDYSLKEWEMLESQHDCQLLRQHGLLFYGEAWDEETIEGSIPGARRVMEKKGIPFEALNAEQLQQRWPVRPKPDFIGLFESTSGMVWSTKAIELFRSQAEANGVSIRTGEDTVSLNVTNSSTVEIKTQSGNTFFAKQVVLTAGPWTNDLLSSFTTPLNLEIWPMLWGHYRVEETLRDQFPQWFCFQQEKPDSNDGGLYYGFPCHTPETSLIKVGIDWCPPELRSKTMSTFVREPNPELVQLLDQFLRNNWDGIKECVGLYFSPYTMTKDTLFVLDKLPGYPQISLFTGGSGQAFKFAPLLGKLLAELVMEQTPSVDLSPLSASRECVRQLTTVSA; from the coding sequence ATGGCAGAGATAACAAACTCTTTCAATGCAGATGTCGTTATTATTGGTGGTGGTATTGCTGGGCTGGCAACGGCTTATTACCTAAGCCAGAAACAACATCTAAGTATCATATTGCTTGAGAAAGAGTCTATCCCCAATCCCAACAACAGTTCCTATGGCGAGGAACGTATGTATCGCCGCATGTACTCCCATGAGTACCTAGCTGAATTACAAGATTACAGCTTGAAAGAGTGGGAAATGCTTGAAAGTCAACATGATTGTCAGTTACTCAGGCAACATGGTCTGCTTTTCTACGGCGAAGCTTGGGATGAAGAAACCATTGAAGGCAGTATTCCAGGGGCTCGTCGGGTCATGGAAAAGAAAGGGATTCCTTTTGAAGCCTTAAATGCTGAGCAACTCCAACAACGTTGGCCCGTGCGACCTAAACCAGATTTTATTGGTTTGTTTGAAAGTACTTCCGGTATGGTTTGGTCTACAAAAGCTATAGAGCTATTTAGATCCCAAGCAGAAGCCAATGGGGTATCTATTCGGACGGGCGAAGACACAGTTAGTCTCAACGTGACTAATTCTAGCACTGTTGAAATCAAAACACAATCAGGAAATACATTCTTTGCCAAGCAAGTTGTTTTGACTGCTGGGCCTTGGACTAATGATTTACTCAGCTCATTTACAACTCCCCTGAATTTAGAAATTTGGCCGATGTTATGGGGACACTATCGGGTTGAAGAGACTTTACGAGATCAGTTTCCACAATGGTTTTGTTTTCAGCAAGAAAAGCCAGATAGTAACGATGGTGGACTCTACTACGGATTTCCTTGTCATACTCCCGAAACATCACTCATCAAAGTTGGGATTGATTGGTGTCCGCCAGAATTGCGGAGCAAAACGATGAGTACATTTGTAAGAGAACCAAATCCAGAGCTTGTGCAGTTACTCGATCAATTCCTTCGTAATAATTGGGATGGAATTAAGGAGTGTGTGGGTCTGTATTTTAGTCCATACACGATGACAAAAGATACTCTATTTGTGCTAGATAAGCTTCCCGGATATCCACAAATTAGTCTTTTTACGGGTGGATCTGGTCAAGCATTTAAGTTTGCACCGCTGTTAGGCAAGCTGCTTGCTGAGTTAGTCATGGAGCAGACTCCTTCTGTTGATTTATCTCCCCTAAGTGCTAGTCGGGAGTGTGTTAGGCAGTTGACTACTGTGTCTGCATAA
- a CDS encoding NHLP bacteriocin system secretion protein, with protein sequence MKPKKKSNLFREESVEHLTSPEKLDQAMEVISRQDWLPLCTLAGIVFLTIIWSIVGKLPLTIKSKGVLIHPHKVVEVQSPVSGQLEQINIKEGDCVDRGFVLATIEPSDIQQKLQQQKERLTQLQSQSQLANTLQVQRTNLEVLSLQQKQEALEQSLQNSESLNLVLNNQAIEAINQQKQSIQQKITDLQTITPTLKEKGLNSIKEQRVSIFKQLKDFKELSSSLKDRVEKRRELVQAGAISLDQILEAEQSYKQNLQNISKLEAELKQLDVKEAEVEQQYLDNLSTISKHQAELRELTVKGTETKEKYLKKMNQVAQQKTAIKTLATERKKLEQQNLEDSSKRENEIQQVKYDIAQLSKQYNDNQAIKSPYSGCFLNITASKGSVIDKGFSLGVIQRQSSSDSLSTVAYFPVGQGKKIKPGMKIYVTPDTVRREKFGSIIGTVSEVSPFPITQQGATKLIGNSTIAENLASKIRPVIEIHGKLQADSSTPSGYAWSSSQGPSLTVTSGTTVTVQVTIEEQTPITLVLPILRQLSGIY encoded by the coding sequence ATGAAACCTAAAAAAAAATCTAATCTATTCCGAGAAGAATCTGTAGAACACTTAACTTCCCCAGAAAAATTAGACCAAGCTATGGAAGTTATCTCCCGTCAAGACTGGCTTCCTTTATGTACTTTGGCAGGAATAGTGTTCTTGACGATTATTTGGAGTATTGTCGGTAAACTTCCCTTAACTATTAAAAGTAAAGGGGTGCTAATTCATCCACACAAAGTCGTTGAAGTTCAGTCTCCTGTTAGTGGTCAGTTAGAGCAGATCAATATCAAGGAAGGCGACTGCGTTGACCGAGGTTTCGTGTTAGCCACAATTGAACCGTCTGATATTCAGCAGAAACTTCAGCAACAGAAAGAAAGATTAACACAACTACAATCACAAAGTCAATTAGCGAATACTCTTCAGGTACAGCGAACTAATTTAGAAGTGTTGTCCCTTCAGCAAAAACAAGAGGCATTAGAACAGTCTCTACAAAATAGTGAAAGCTTAAATTTGGTTCTCAATAATCAAGCAATAGAGGCTATAAACCAGCAAAAACAAAGCATTCAGCAAAAAATAACGGATCTTCAAACTATTACCCCAACACTGAAAGAAAAAGGACTTAATTCCATCAAAGAACAAAGAGTTAGTATCTTTAAACAACTTAAGGATTTTAAGGAACTCAGTTCTAGCTTAAAAGATAGGGTAGAAAAACGTCGTGAACTAGTTCAAGCAGGAGCAATCTCTTTAGATCAAATATTAGAAGCGGAACAATCTTATAAACAAAATCTGCAAAATATCTCTAAACTAGAGGCTGAACTCAAACAGCTAGATGTTAAAGAAGCTGAAGTCGAACAACAATATTTAGATAACTTAAGTACCATTAGTAAGCATCAAGCTGAATTAAGAGAATTGACAGTTAAGGGAACTGAAACTAAAGAGAAATACTTGAAAAAGATGAATCAAGTTGCTCAACAAAAAACGGCTATAAAAACCTTGGCTACAGAAAGAAAAAAACTTGAACAGCAAAATTTAGAAGATTCTAGCAAAAGAGAAAATGAAATTCAACAGGTTAAGTACGATATAGCCCAACTTTCTAAACAGTATAATGATAATCAAGCTATCAAAAGTCCTTATTCGGGTTGTTTTCTGAACATAACGGCTAGTAAAGGCTCTGTTATTGATAAAGGGTTTTCTTTAGGAGTGATTCAAAGACAGAGTTCATCAGACAGTCTCTCAACCGTTGCTTACTTTCCTGTTGGGCAGGGTAAAAAGATCAAACCTGGTATGAAAATCTATGTTACACCTGATACAGTTCGCCGAGAAAAATTTGGTAGTATTATTGGTACTGTCTCGGAAGTATCTCCTTTTCCTATTACTCAACAAGGAGCCACTAAACTGATAGGAAACTCTACAATAGCTGAAAATTTGGCATCTAAAATCAGACCTGTTATTGAAATCCATGGGAAGTTACAGGCTGACTCCTCGACTCCTAGTGGTTATGCTTGGTCTTCTTCTCAAGGACCGTCGTTGACAGTGACTTCAGGAACTACTGTAACAGTACAAGTCACCATTGAAGAGCAAACCCCCATTACCTTAGTTTTACCAATCTTGCGACAATTGAGTGGGATTTATTAA